The DNA segment TTTTAATGTTCATTGATCGTTTAAACCAACGAGATATGGAAAAAATGGGTCTGCAACTTACCGCAGAAGAAATTTACAGTATTAATAACCACAGTTTAAAAGATGCTATTGTTCAGTTCAACGGAGGTTGTACAGCCGAAATGGTTTCAAAAGATGGTCTTGTACTTACAAATCACCATTGTGGATACGATGCAATTGCTGAACTTTCTAGCGCAGAACAAAACTACCTTAAAAATGGTTTTTGGGCAAAAGACAAAGCATCAGAAATGAAACCTAAATCTCTTTATGTTCGTTTTTTCGTGCGTATGGACGATGTTTCGAAAAGAATTCTTTCTAAAGTTAATGCAAATATGACCGAAGAAGAAAGAATGAAAGCTATTCAACGCGAAAGTGCTTTAATAGAAAAAGAAAATAGCGAAAACGGAAAATATACTGTTTCTGTTCGTCCTTTCTTTCAAGGAAATGAATACTACTACTTTGTGTACCAAGATTTTCAAGACGTTCGTCTTGTAGGAACACCACCAGAAAGTGTTGGAAAATTTGGAGGAGACACAGACAACTGGGAGTGGCCACGTCACACAGGAGATTTTTCAATGTTCCGTGTTTACACAGACAAAGATGGTAATCCTGCCGATTATTCAAAAGACAATGTTCCTATGAAGCCTAAGCACCACTTGCCAGTGAGCTTAAAAGGTATTCAAGAAAACGATTTCGCAATGATTCTGGGTTACCCAGGTCGTACCAATCGTTGGATGCCAGCTGGTGGAATTGAGCAAAACGTGAAGTATGCTTATCCTGCGTGGGTTGAAGGTGCAAAAACTGGAATGGACCAGATGAAAAAGTACATGACTAAAGATGAAACGGTAAACCTTCAGTATGCATCAAAATATGCATCTACTGCAAACTACTGGAAAAACCGTCAAGGAATGATCGATGCGCTTACTCAGCACAAAACTGCTGCTACAAAAGCAACTGAAGAAGCAAAATTCAACAAATGGGCAAACAAAAAAGCAAACAAAGCCAAATACGGCGACGTAATTGCGACACTTAATAACTTTTACGATAAAACAAATCTTAAAGCAAGTCACGATAGTTATCTTAACCAATTATTGAGAACTACTGCTTACGGAGTTAGACCTTATTCATTAGGAAATGCTTTAATCCAATTTTATGGAGAGAACGAAGCAAAACAGGCCGAAATGTTACCACGTATTCAGGCAGCTATCGATGATACTTATGGCGAATTTTATGCACCATTAGAAAAAGATGTATTAGCAGCACAACTTAATTTATATGCTGATAAAGGTGCCGCTTATGGTCTTCCAGAAATGGTAGCAAATATGAAGAAAGCAAACTACGGTGATTTTAAACAAGATGTAGAAAATATTCTTGGTAATAGTATCTTTACTTCAAAAGAGACGTTGATGGCTTTTATGAAAGATCCAAAACCATCTTTGATTGAAAAAGATTATTTGTTTCAACTTTCAACAGCGTTGATCACTCAATTAAGAGCTGAAGATGTAATGCAAAAGCAATTGGCTGATAACTATTCTAAATCGTTCCGTCTATTAGTAGAAGGGCTTAGAGAATCAAAATTAAATACTATTCAGTACCCAGATGCCAACTCAACATTGAGATTGACTTACGGAAAAGTAGTAGCGCTTCCTGCAGACAAACGCAATGATGCCAAAGTAAACTACTATACTACAATGGATGGTATGATTAAAAAGTACAAGCCAAATGATCCAGAATTCGATATGCCAACAAAGATTATCGAAATGAACAAAGCAAAAGATTATGGTCGTTATGCAGACAAAGATGGATTTATGCCAATAAACTTCCTTACTGACAATGATATTACTGGAGGAAACTCAGGGTCGCCAGTATTAAATGGTAAAGGAGAATTAATCGGACTTGCATTTGATGGTAACATCGAAGCAATGGCTGGAGATGTTATTTTTGATCCAAAATTGCAACGTACTATCAATGTTGATATCCGTTATGTACTTTGGTTAATTGACAAATACGCAGGTGCAAAACACATCGTTGACGAAATGACGATTGTGCAATAACACATAAAGATTTTAAATTTTAAATCCGCCTTTCTTTTTTAAGATTGGCGGATTTTTTTTTGGGCGTGTCCCTTTGGGCCGGGCTGTCTGTTCCCAATCTTTATTGTAGCTTTTGCTCCGCAAAGCCACAACAAAGGATTTGCTTCGCCACTTCGCAAAAGCTCGGGTCCACGCCCATCCCTCACGCGAGACTTGTACTAAATAGATATGATATGGTCGAAAGAGATTTATTCACAGTCATAATTAATAAAATTTTTACCGCAAGGTTCGCAAATTGAGAACGGCAAGTTCGCGAGGATGCAATAATGGCCTACGCTAAAATTGTCATTTCGACGAAGGAGACTCGAGCAAAGCGAACTGGCGAAGCAAATCACATAATATACGTCCTCAGACTTGATCCAAACATCTCTTATGAAAACGCTAGCGCGGATTTATAATCCGTGCCCGACATCCAAGTTTACGATTAATTTAATTCAACTCTAATTATTTTACCGCAAAGTTCGCAACGTGAGATCGCAATTTTCGCAGTTCTGATTCAATCATTCCTTCTAAACACGCTAGCGTGAATTTATAATCCGTGCCCGACATCCAAGTTTACGAGTAATTGAAGCCGAAACTAAATATTTTACCGAAAAGTTCGTAAAGAGAGAACGAAAAGTTCGCAATGATAACTCTGCAGATCATTACTAACGATAGCGCGTATTTACTTCGTCAGTTCGGCTAGCGCCTCGGGTGTAATCCTTGCGCGACCAAAAAGTCCCGTAGGGACGACTTTATTGTAGCCCGCTGCTTTAGCTGCGGGTAAAAAAATTGCGATTGATCAAGAAGTCCCATAGGGGCGGCTTTATAGTTGCGCATTGTTATTCTGCAGATTTTGCAAGATAGTGTGTCGATTTATTTGTTGCAGATTTTTCACTTGATTAAACATTTTTAATACCTATATCTAAAACATAAAATCGAAAAAAAATACTTTACCTTAATTTCATTTTTGAGAGCGTAAATTTGATTCTATCCTGAGAAAGGAAATCAACCTACAATTTAAGCATCTGAATATTGATCTCACTTTTAAATCTCTAATCCGACAATGGCTAATCGCTACAAAGAAACCTTCGAAACCTGGAATAAAGTGGCTTCGCTTTATCAAAGCAAGTTTATGAATTTGGACTTGTACAACGATTCCTATGATCTTATTTGCAATTCTCTAACAACACCTAATTCAAAGATTTTAGAAGTTGGTTGTGGTCCAGGAAATATCACAAAATACCTTTTAGAAAAGCGACAAGACTTTGATGTTCTCGGAATTGACATCTCGCCAAATATGATTGAATTTGCAAAAGTAAATAATCCAACTGCGAATTTTGAGATAATGGATATTCGGCAGATCGACCAATTTGAATCAAAATTTGACGCAATAGTCTGTGGTTTTTGTCTGCCTTATTTATCCGAAAAAGATTGTCTGAAACTGATACGAGATAGTTCTAATTTGTTGAACAATGACGGAGTTATTTATTTGAGCTTTGTGGAAGGTGACCTGGCCAAATCTGGTTTTCAAACTTCTAGTAGCGGTGACCGAACATATTTTTATTACTATAATTTACAATACCTGAAGTTAATACTGTTCGAAAATAACTTCAAAGAAATTCAAACACAAAAAGTCGAATACAAACGATCAGAAAATGAAATCGAGATTCATACGATTGTAACCGCAAAGAAATAGTGAATTTAAAAACGTAGATTTTTACATCTCTCAAAACCGACCGCTTTATAAAAAAGACTAATTTCGTACTCGTCATTAACTATAGAATGATTGTATTTGAATGCCAAAAAAACTCAGAGATTTTAAAGCAGTATTATCCTATTTTTTCAATTTTGTCTTTGGCATAAGTATTCTAGGATTGATTCTATTTGTTGCTGATTTTGGATTTGACCAATCCAGACAGTTTCAACGTTTTCTGATAGGATATTACATTGTTGTCCTAACAACAGGTGTTGTTGCAACCATATTGCGATATGTTGTAAAATCGAAAGCAATGAAGCGGAGCGTTTTAATCTTTGACGGAACCACTGTTCTGCTAACACTTGTTATCTTACTACTACATTTTTTTGGCGACACTCGCAGTACTTCTCTTTCTCACGATGATATATGGGTAAAACTAGCAATTATTCTAACTTTTGTTAGAGAGTTTTCTGAGCAAAATATTTCATATAAGCGTACATTTCTTAATCCAGCACAGCTATTTGTCATTAGCTTTTTGAGCATTATAGTTTTAGGCTCATTTCTTCTAATGTTGCCAAGAGCAACCTACGACGGAATTTCATTCATCGATGCACTCTTCACTTCTACTAGCGCGGTTTGTGTTACAGGATTGATTGTAGTCGATACTGCAACCCACTTTACAACCTTTGGCCAGTCGGTCATTCTTACGTTAATACAGGCAGGAGGAATTGGTATTTTAACCTTTGCTAGTTACTTCAGTTATTTTTTTAAAGGTAAAACATCTTACGAAAATCAGTTGACCTTAAGTAATATGACGGGCTCTAATAAAATTGGAGAAGTATTTTCAACCTTCAAAAAAGTAATACTGATCACGCTGACTATCGAAACGTTTTCAGCGAGTATAATATTTTTCACACTCGACGAAAGACTAATTCCGTCGGTTTTAGAGCGAATTTATTTCTCTGCATTTCATTCCATCTCAGCTTTCTGTAATGCTGGATTTTCTACTCTTTCGGGTAATTTATTCGAAGAAGGCTATAAATATAATTATCCATTGCAACTGATGATTATATTCTCATTTGTTTTGGGAGGTCTAGGTTTTCCAATTGTAGTCAACCTAGTTCGATATGTCAGATATTTTATAAAAAAGAAAATTGCCTTTTTCACTGGCGAAACTCAAACCCACCAACCGTGGCTTCTCAATCTCAACAGTCGAATAACGCTTATTACAACCTCAATATTAATTATAGGAGGTACACTTCTCTTTTACATCAATGAATATTACAATACCCTTTCAGATCATAGCGGATTTGGTAAAGTAGTGACGGCACTTTTTGGAGCGACAAGTCCGCGAACTGCCGGTTTCAACACCGTAGATATGACCGCGCTAAATTTCTCTACCGTTATGCTGATTTTTCTGTTAATGTGGATTGGAGCATCTCCAGCTTCTACTGGAGGAGGTATCAAAACAAATACTTTTGCCATTGCAACCCTGAATTTTATAAGTTTAGCAAAGGGAAAGACCCGAATTGAGGTTTTTAGACGAGAAATAGCAGATATTTCAGTACGTCGGGCTTTTGCCACCATAACACTGTCTTTAGTAGTGATCGGTATAGGAATTATTTTGATTTCAATTTTTGACAGCGAGAAAAGTTTAATCAGTATTGCATTCGAATGTTTTTCGGCATACAGTACAAGTGGATTAAGCATTGGTATAACTGCGGCTTTGACTACCTACAGCAAAGTGGTAATCATCGTTATTATGTTTGTTGGGAGAGTAAGTATGCTCACCATTATGATTGCGATAATAAAAAAGGTAAAGCAGCATAATTATAGATATCCAACAGAGGAAGTTACAATTAATTAAAAACACACCACAATGAAATATATAATTGTAGGATTAGGAAGTTTTGGCGCATTTTTAGGGCAAAGACTTACTGCGCAAGGACATGAGGTTATTGGGATAGATACCAGTATGAGTAGGGTGGAGAATTATAAGGAAAAAATCTCGCACACCATTCAGATGGATGCTACTGACGAATACACTGTTGCAGGTTTACCTTTAAAAGATACCGATGTTGTGATCATTGCCATTGGTGAAGATCAAGGAGCTAATGTTATGGCTACCGCACTTTTCAAAAACTTTAATGTAAAGCGATTGATAAGCCGATCGATTAATCCGTTGCACGAAAAAGTTCTACAAGCCATTGGAGTTGACGAAATTGTACACCCAGAAGAAGAAACTGCTGAGCGATGGGCCAAAAAACTTTGTTTTACAGGAGTAGTCGATTCATTCGAATTAGGAGACGATTACAGTGTTGTAGAAGTCAACTTGCCCAAACACTACGAGGGCAAAATCACCCGCGCCATCGATTTACGGGAGCGGTATAATCTATTGGTGTTGGCTACGATATCCAAAACAGAAATTAAAAGTACGATTGGTAAAAGCCGAAACATCAATAAGATAAAAGGAGTTACAAATCCAGATGACCTTCTTGACCTAGATGCTATTTTGGTGGTTTATGGTCTAAATAAGGACATCAAAAAACTCCTGCTAGAAGAGTAATTTAAATCACAGGCAAGTTTAAAAAAGACTTTGAATAGCGACAATTTTAGAAAGCTTTTCCGAAATTCCAATAAGAAGTTTTTGGACGTGTCCCTTTGGGCCGGGCTGTCTGTTCCCAATCTTTCTTGTGGCTTTTGCTCCGCAAAGCCACAAGAAAGGATTTCCACGACCATCCCTCACGCGAGACTTGTGCTAAATTGAAATGGTGTAGTCGAAAGAGATTTATTGACAGTAATGTTTAATGAAATTTTTACCGCAAGGTTCGCAAAGTGAGAACGCAAAGTTCGCAAGCCTACAATACTTGCCTCCGCTAAAACTTGTCATGTCGACGAAGGAAAGCTCAGTAAGCAGAATTGGCGAACCAAATCACATAGTACTTGTTCACAAACCTAAATAAACACTTTCTATAAAAGCGATAGCGCGGATTTACTTAGTCTGTTCGGCAAAAGCCTCGGATGTAATCCGTGCGATTACGAAAAGTCCTGTAGGGACGACTTTATTGTAGCCCGCTGCTTTAGCTGCGGGTAAAAAATGTCGCGGTTGAGCAAAAAGTCCCATAGGGACGGCTTTATAAATGCGCACTATTGTTACAACCTTATTTCTAAGCATAAAAATATCTATGTTCGAAGAAGACTTTAGCAAACCGAACTGGCGGAGCAAACCACACAATATTTGTTGTAGTAAGAATTGACTGTTTAAATAAATATTCAACTTATACGCAAAAGTGCAAATTTACCATCTATCACAAATTCAAATTCAAGAAGAACTCATAGTACTTTACTATTAAGTTTAATGTAAGAAAAGTATTGTAAATGGTAAATCTTTAATACATTAGCTTTTACAGCTTATAAATATTGTCAGAATAGATCACGGTTAAGCAAACTAATGAGTTTTAATCATTTTCATATGAACACTATTTTTTAGAAATGAACACAAGGCAAGATATATATACATCTCTTAAAGTAAAGATGGAAAAGGTAGGGTTTGAATTTGAGAAATTGCAAAAGCCACATTTACAAAAAAGAAAGGAAAATGAATTAAAATTTATTCATCCAAAACTGGTCAAAAAATTGGAACAGGATGGTTTCAAGGTCAGAGGCAAAAAATTTTATTTAAAACCTTTATCAGATAGTCCTGAATGTGAAATCGGTTTTGTTACGGGTAAGACATCACCACTATATACAACAAAGAATTTTATTGTGCCTAACACGATTGATTCATTTGAAAGTACTCCTGCATGGACAAATAAAGAGGGTGATGCCGCTTTTGATAATTTGCTAGAGTCAATTGAACATTATTTAGATCAACCAGTAAGTTTTATTCAAAAAATCTCCAAATCATTTCTTTTTACTTGGAATCCAAATAAGTGGGATTGGAAGGATTTACAAGAAGATATTGAGCTGTTTGGAAAGGTGGGCTATATAGATAGGAGATGGAGTTGTGGTAATTCAAAAAGTATTCAAAAAGGCGATAGGGTTTTTCTGCTTAAATTTGGTGAAGCGCCTAGAGGAATTATGGCTAGTGGATATGCAAAATCTTCATTTTATACAGCACCACACTGGGATGGTAATGAAGGAAAAACAACGAATTATATCGATATTGAATTTGATGTAATAATTAATCCTCATCATAATAATATTTTTGATGAAAAATATTTGAAAAAGATTGATCCAGGAAAAGTCCAAGAGTGGTTTCCTCAGCAAAGTGGGATTTCAATTAAATCTGAAGTAGTAGAAACATTAGAATCGCAGTGGTTTGACTTTATTGTAAGTAACAATCACATCGGACAAACTTTTCTGTCTAACGATGTTACTAATAATAGTACAGATACATTTCTAGAAGGTAGGGCTAAAGATATTGTACAGACGCGCTACGAAAGAAACCCAGAAGCAAGAAAAAGATGTCTATCATATTATGGATATTCTTGTCAAATTTGCAAATTTAACTTTGAAACTTGTTTTGGTGATATTGGTAAAGGATTTATTCACGTACATCATATAAATCAAATTTCGAAGATGGGTGGAGAATATAGTATTAGTCCCATAAATGATTTAATTCCTGTTTGTCCTAATTGTCATGCGATGATTCACTCCAAGAGAGAACCTTTTACGATTGAAGATATAAAATTGAGACTTAATAACAACAAAACTTAATTTTTTACTTTGTACGCAATTATTTCCAGAACTTAAAACAGTCACGTTAACTGATTTACAGTATAGAAATCGTTATTAAAATTCGACGGTTTTTATCTGCAGATTTATAAAAAATCGAGGGTTCTAAATCTAAATTACTGGAATCTCAGTACTTCTAACTAACAATTTTCAATTTATATAGTACAACTTCAAAAACGGCAAAATCCAGAAAAGCTTGATAGCACATAATCATTTTGGATCTATTGAAAACAACAACGATTTGTCAGAGGATATTTCGCGACAGCGGTAACATTTAGAGAAAACATACCTAAATTAGCGCTACAAATAAAAATCATCAAATGCAGATACATTTCATAGCTATTGGCGGTAGCGCGATGCACAATCTCGCCTTGGCACTTCACGATAAAGGATATAAAGTTACGGGTAGCGACGATGCAATCTTTGAACCTTCGAAATCAAGACTGGACAAAAAAGGAATTTTACCAGAAGTTTTAGGCTGGTTTCCTGAGAAAATAAATCAAAATCTCGATGCGGTAATTGTTGGAATGCACGCAAAAGGAGATAATCCAGAACTGCTTCGCGCCAAGGAATTAGGCCTCAAAATATATTCGTATCCTGAATTTCTATTCGAACAATCCAAAAATAAAACCCGAGTAGTAATTGGTGGATCGCACGGGAAAACTACGATTACTTCAATGATTCTGCACGTGATGAACTATATGAACATCAATGTGGATTTTATGGTGGGAGCCCAACTTGAAGGTTTTGACAATATGGTGCATCTGACGGAAGAGAATGATTTTGTCGTTCTTGAAGGTGACGAATACCTTTCGTCGCCAATAGATTTACGACCAAAGTTTCATTTGTATCAACCAAATATCGCGCTAATCAGCGGAATTGCGTGGGATCATATCAATGTTTTTCCAACTTACGAAAATTACGTTGAGCAGTTTGAAATCTTTATCTCGAAAATTACCAACGGCGGAATCTTGATTTATAATGAAGAAGATCCTGAAGTAAAACGTGTTGCCGAAGCTGCGACAAATCCAATTAGAAAAATTCCGTACAGTACGCCATCGTATTCGGTAGAAAATGGAGAAACTTTGCTTGATACACCCGAAGGACCGATGCCAATTGAGGTTTTTGGTGCGCACAACTTGAATAATTTGGCTGGAGCCAAGTGGGTTTGCCAGAATATGGGCGTTGATGAAGAGGATTTCTACGAGGCAATTGCAACTTTTAAAGGGGCTTCGAAAAGGCTAGAGAAAATTGCTCAAAGCAAAAACAAAGTCGCTTACAAAGATTTTGCCCATTCGCCAAGCAAGGTTTCGGCAACGACCAAAGCGGTAAAAGCTCAGTTTCCAGATCGTGAACTGGTGGCTTGTCTCGAATTGCATACGTACAGTAGTTTGAATCCTGAATTCCTGAAAGAATATCAAGGCGCGCTTGATGCAGCAGATACGGCGGTCGTGTTCTTTTCGCCGGAAGCGGTAAAAATTAAACAGCTAGAAGCAATTTCTAAAGAAGATATTGAAGTAGCTTTTCAACGGAAAGGTTTGATCGTAATGACCGATCCTGAAGACTTTAAAAATTACCTTAAGTCGTTGACAGACAAAGCGAAATTTTCATTACTTTTAATGAGTTCAGGAAATTATGGCGGTCTAAACTTTGATGATGTAAAATCTCTTATCGCAGAATAGACCTATTGTTAATGCAACAACTAGTGCTATGGATAAAACTTCTTTTCCAATTACCTATTGGGCCGAGGACGATAGGCCGCGTGAGAAACTCCTATTAAAGGGGAAGACCGCGCTCAGCGATGCCGAACTGATTGCAATCTTGCTAGGTTCGGGTTCGCGAAATGAGTCGGCAGTGGCGTTGAGTCAGCGGATA comes from the Flavobacterium ardleyense genome and includes:
- a CDS encoding S46 family peptidase encodes the protein MKKIVLFLAMCLMAFPVKADEGMWFLMFIDRLNQRDMEKMGLQLTAEEIYSINNHSLKDAIVQFNGGCTAEMVSKDGLVLTNHHCGYDAIAELSSAEQNYLKNGFWAKDKASEMKPKSLYVRFFVRMDDVSKRILSKVNANMTEEERMKAIQRESALIEKENSENGKYTVSVRPFFQGNEYYYFVYQDFQDVRLVGTPPESVGKFGGDTDNWEWPRHTGDFSMFRVYTDKDGNPADYSKDNVPMKPKHHLPVSLKGIQENDFAMILGYPGRTNRWMPAGGIEQNVKYAYPAWVEGAKTGMDQMKKYMTKDETVNLQYASKYASTANYWKNRQGMIDALTQHKTAATKATEEAKFNKWANKKANKAKYGDVIATLNNFYDKTNLKASHDSYLNQLLRTTAYGVRPYSLGNALIQFYGENEAKQAEMLPRIQAAIDDTYGEFYAPLEKDVLAAQLNLYADKGAAYGLPEMVANMKKANYGDFKQDVENILGNSIFTSKETLMAFMKDPKPSLIEKDYLFQLSTALITQLRAEDVMQKQLADNYSKSFRLLVEGLRESKLNTIQYPDANSTLRLTYGKVVALPADKRNDAKVNYYTTMDGMIKKYKPNDPEFDMPTKIIEMNKAKDYGRYADKDGFMPINFLTDNDITGGNSGSPVLNGKGELIGLAFDGNIEAMAGDVIFDPKLQRTINVDIRYVLWLIDKYAGAKHIVDEMTIVQ
- a CDS encoding class I SAM-dependent methyltransferase, translating into MANRYKETFETWNKVASLYQSKFMNLDLYNDSYDLICNSLTTPNSKILEVGCGPGNITKYLLEKRQDFDVLGIDISPNMIEFAKVNNPTANFEIMDIRQIDQFESKFDAIVCGFCLPYLSEKDCLKLIRDSSNLLNNDGVIYLSFVEGDLAKSGFQTSSSGDRTYFYYYNLQYLKLILFENNFKEIQTQKVEYKRSENEIEIHTIVTAKK
- a CDS encoding TrkH family potassium uptake protein; this encodes MPKKLRDFKAVLSYFFNFVFGISILGLILFVADFGFDQSRQFQRFLIGYYIVVLTTGVVATILRYVVKSKAMKRSVLIFDGTTVLLTLVILLLHFFGDTRSTSLSHDDIWVKLAIILTFVREFSEQNISYKRTFLNPAQLFVISFLSIIVLGSFLLMLPRATYDGISFIDALFTSTSAVCVTGLIVVDTATHFTTFGQSVILTLIQAGGIGILTFASYFSYFFKGKTSYENQLTLSNMTGSNKIGEVFSTFKKVILITLTIETFSASIIFFTLDERLIPSVLERIYFSAFHSISAFCNAGFSTLSGNLFEEGYKYNYPLQLMIIFSFVLGGLGFPIVVNLVRYVRYFIKKKIAFFTGETQTHQPWLLNLNSRITLITTSILIIGGTLLFYINEYYNTLSDHSGFGKVVTALFGATSPRTAGFNTVDMTALNFSTVMLIFLLMWIGASPASTGGGIKTNTFAIATLNFISLAKGKTRIEVFRREIADISVRRAFATITLSLVVIGIGIILISIFDSEKSLISIAFECFSAYSTSGLSIGITAALTTYSKVVIIVIMFVGRVSMLTIMIAIIKKVKQHNYRYPTEEVTIN
- a CDS encoding potassium channel family protein — protein: MKYIIVGLGSFGAFLGQRLTAQGHEVIGIDTSMSRVENYKEKISHTIQMDATDEYTVAGLPLKDTDVVIIAIGEDQGANVMATALFKNFNVKRLISRSINPLHEKVLQAIGVDEIVHPEEETAERWAKKLCFTGVVDSFELGDDYSVVEVNLPKHYEGKITRAIDLRERYNLLVLATISKTEIKSTIGKSRNINKIKGVTNPDDLLDLDAILVVYGLNKDIKKLLLEE
- a CDS encoding HNH endonuclease, yielding MEKVGFEFEKLQKPHLQKRKENELKFIHPKLVKKLEQDGFKVRGKKFYLKPLSDSPECEIGFVTGKTSPLYTTKNFIVPNTIDSFESTPAWTNKEGDAAFDNLLESIEHYLDQPVSFIQKISKSFLFTWNPNKWDWKDLQEDIELFGKVGYIDRRWSCGNSKSIQKGDRVFLLKFGEAPRGIMASGYAKSSFYTAPHWDGNEGKTTNYIDIEFDVIINPHHNNIFDEKYLKKIDPGKVQEWFPQQSGISIKSEVVETLESQWFDFIVSNNHIGQTFLSNDVTNNSTDTFLEGRAKDIVQTRYERNPEARKRCLSYYGYSCQICKFNFETCFGDIGKGFIHVHHINQISKMGGEYSISPINDLIPVCPNCHAMIHSKREPFTIEDIKLRLNNNKT
- a CDS encoding UDP-N-acetylmuramate--L-alanine ligase translates to MQIHFIAIGGSAMHNLALALHDKGYKVTGSDDAIFEPSKSRLDKKGILPEVLGWFPEKINQNLDAVIVGMHAKGDNPELLRAKELGLKIYSYPEFLFEQSKNKTRVVIGGSHGKTTITSMILHVMNYMNINVDFMVGAQLEGFDNMVHLTEENDFVVLEGDEYLSSPIDLRPKFHLYQPNIALISGIAWDHINVFPTYENYVEQFEIFISKITNGGILIYNEEDPEVKRVAEAATNPIRKIPYSTPSYSVENGETLLDTPEGPMPIEVFGAHNLNNLAGAKWVCQNMGVDEEDFYEAIATFKGASKRLEKIAQSKNKVAYKDFAHSPSKVSATTKAVKAQFPDRELVACLELHTYSSLNPEFLKEYQGALDAADTAVVFFSPEAVKIKQLEAISKEDIEVAFQRKGLIVMTDPEDFKNYLKSLTDKAKFSLLLMSSGNYGGLNFDDVKSLIAE